From a single Rosa rugosa chromosome 7, drRosRugo1.1, whole genome shotgun sequence genomic region:
- the LOC133723846 gene encoding transcription termination factor MTEF18, mitochondrial-like: MTHLYSLRNASILKWVSSNIAQNHLRSSRTPLQPIGSFSNSHAIGLYSTKTALEAENLDITSTSSGKNGGGISRVIRKEAQAALLEYLHCTRGLQFMDAENMSKNSPQFLNKLLRSVDGETDNEIGGLISRYLRYHPINEFEPFFESLGLKPSEYIPRLPRNLMFLTDDGLLLHNYTVLCSYGVSRSKIGKIYKEATEVFRYDFEVLLSKLQAYEELGLSQFALVKFIVCSPYILVGDVNVPFVKVLEKLKSLGFETYWIERNLSEENIYSWSRMLEVLRLFNEMGCSNVQLVELLGQHPDILFESSGETTLLLIGFLLKFGSTRSQICSMFLQFPQIQIMQFVLNLRKCVLVLNEIEMEVAEIQMIVCSHPLLLGSCALKSTNSLLSYLKIGKKRLSRYIQENPEALKKWVLGRRVEPLPDSEEDSKGKRIKFLLDIGFVENSNKMKEALKLFRGKGGELQDRFDCIVNAGLNRQDVCKMIKVSPQILNQKRDVLQMKIDVLVNHLGYPVSSLVNFPSYLSYTTQRVKLRVFMYNWLTGQGTIAPTLALSTVVAMAEKTFISQYVNHHPCGPQVWQELKGKMYSL, translated from the coding sequence ATGACCCATTTGTATAGCCTCAGAAATGCATCTATTCTCAAATGGGTTTCTTCAAATATTGCTCAAAACCACCTTAGATCATCAAGAACCCCACTTCAGCCAATCGGGTCTTTCTCCAATTCTCATGCCATCGGGCTTTACAGTACCAAAACAGCTCTTGAAGCTGAAAACTTGGATATAACTTCGACTTCTAGTGGAAAAAATGGAGGGGGGATTTCTAGAGTTATTCGAAAAGAAGCCCAGGCTGCATTGTTGGAGTATTTGCACTGTACTAGGGGCTTGCAGTTCATGGATGCAGAGAATATGAGTAAAAACTCCCCGCAGTTTCTCAACAAGCTTTTAAGAAGTGTTGATGGTGAAACTGATAATGAAATTGGGGGGTTGATTTCCCGGTATTTGAGGTACCACCCCATTAATGAATTTGAGCCTTTCTTTGAGAGCTTGGGATTAAAACCATCAGAGTATATCCCCCGTCTTCCTCGGAATTTGATGTTCTTGACCGATGATGGTTTGTTGCTTCACAATTATACTGTTTTGTGTAGTTATGGGGTTTCACGTAGCAAGATAGGAAAGATTTATAAAGAAGCAACAGAAGTGTTTCGATATGATTTTGAGGTGTTGCTGTCGAAACTTCAGGCTTATGAAGAACTAGGTCTCAGCCAATTTGCTTTAGTTAAGTTTATTGTTTGCAGCCCTTATATTTTAGTTGGGGATGTAAATGTGCCATTTGTTAAGGTACTAGAAAAGTTGAAGAGTTTGGGGTTTGAGACCTATTGGATTGAAAGGAATTTATCAGAAGAGAATATTTATAGTTGGAGCCGGATGCTTGAAGTGCTAAGGTTGTTTAATGAGATGGGTTGCAGCAACGTGCAGTTGGTTGAATTACTTGGCCAGCATCCGGATATTTTATTTGAGAGTTCAGGAGAAACGACACTGCTGTTAATTGGGTTCTTACTGAAGTTTGGATCCACAAGGAGCCAAATATGTTCAATGTTTCTGCAGTTTCCACAAATTCAGATTATGCAATTTGTTCTGAATTTGAGGAAATGTGTTTTGGTCCTAAATGAGATTGAGATGGAGGTTGCAGAGATTCAGATGATTGTTTGTTCACACCCCCTGCTACTGGGTTCGTGTGCTCTGAAAAGCACTAACAGCTTACTTTCTTACTTGAAGATTGGGAAGAAGCGTCTGTCTAGGTACATACAGGAGAACCCTGAAGCATTAAAGAAATGGGTTCTAGGTAGAAGAGTTGAGCCACTTCCAGACTCGGAAGAGGACTCAAAGGGAAAGAGAATTAAGTTCTTGTTAGACATAGGATTTGTAGAGAACTCGAACAAAATGAAAGAAGCACTAAAGCTATTTCGAGGCAAGGGAGGGGAACTTCAAGACAGATTTGATTGTATAGTGAATGCTGGTTTAAATCGCCAGGATGTCTGTAAAATGATTAAAGTATCCCCTCAAATTCTTAACCAGAAAAGGGATGTGTTACAAATGAAGATTGATGTTCTTGTAAATCATCTGGGTTATCCTGTATCATCTTTGGTGAACTTCCCATCATATCTATCCTATACAACTCAAAGGGTCAAGCTCAGAGTATTCATGTACAATTGGCTCACTGGTCAAGGAACAATAGCCCCTACACTTGCCTTGAGCACTGTCGTTGCAATGGCAGAGAAAACATTTATATCGCAATATGTAAATCATCATCCTTGTGGTCCTCAAGTTTGGCAGGAATTGAAGGGTAAAATGTATTCTTTATAA
- the LOC133721865 gene encoding transcription termination factor MTEF18, mitochondrial-like — protein sequence MTHLQKLRIASIPGWVSSIFHENHLRSPRTLFQPIGVFPNVQIPRVYSTKMAPEIENHEVLVETSTAKGRRATRTLRYIKKETQAALLEYLHSTRGLHFTDAENISKNCPHFLDKLFQRADCEREIRRSIARFLRYHPINEFEPFFESLGLKPSEYVSLLPRNLMYLTDDELLLHNYTVLSNYGIPPNKIGKIYREATEVFQYDFQVLASKLQAYEELGLSRSALVRYVVGSPYLLVGDVNAAFVSVLEKLKSIGFETNRIEGNLWEDNTYYWSRMLEVLSLFSEMGCSDEQLGKLLRHNPDILFESSGEMTVSLIGLLQKFGFTKRELCSMFLQFPQIPVAKFVANLRRCILFLDEIDMKAAEIGKIVHSHPLLLGSCSLKKTSSLLCTLNVGKKRLSQYIQENPQELKNWVWGRKIESFPDSGDEVRSKAEKTKFLLDIGFVENSSKMKAALKACRGNGEELQERFDCIVKAGLDWKDVCELIQSCPQNLNQTTDVIEMKIDCLVNELGYPISSLLTATRYLSHKMERVKLRVRMFNWLKDHGIAAPGLSLSTLISCSDSYFIKTYVHRHPAGPQVWHDLKNEIEFNC from the coding sequence ATGACCCATTTGCAAAAACTCAGGATAGCATCTATTCCCGGCTGGGTTTCTTCTATTTTTCATGAAAATCACCTTAGATCACCAAGAACCCTATTTCAGCCAATTGGGGTTTTCCCCAATGTCCAAATCCCTAGAGTTTACAGCACAAAAATGGCCCCTGAAATTGAAAACCATGAAGTTTTGGTTGAAACTTCGACTGCTAAGGGCAGAAGAGCTACTCGAACTCTTCGTTACATTAAAAAAGAAACGCAGGCTGCATTGTTGGAGTATTTGCACAGTACTAGAGGCTTACATTTCACTGATGCTGAGAATATTAGTAAAAACTGCCCACATTTTCTAGACAAGCTTTTTCAAAGGGCTGATTGTGAGAGAGAGATTAGGCGGTCGATTGCTCGGTTCTTGCGGTACCACCCTATTAATGAATTTGAACCCTTCTTTGAGAGCTTGGGTTTGAAACCTTCCGAGTATGTTTCTCTTCTTCCACGCAATTTGATGTATTTGACTGATGATGAGTTGTTGCTTCATAATTATACTGTTTTATCTAATTATGGGATTCCGCCGAATAAGATAGGAAAGATTTACAGGGAAGCAACAGAGGTCTTTCAATATGATTTTCAGGTTTTGGCATCTAAACTTCAAGCTTATGAAGAACTAGGTCTTAGCCGTTCTGCTTTAGTTCGCTATGTTGTTGGTAGTCCTTATCTTTTGGTTGGGGATGTCAATGCAGCATTTGTTTCAGTATTGGAAAAATTGAAGAGTATTGGATTTGAAACCAATAGGATTGAGGGGAATTTATGGGAAGATAACACTTATTATTGGAGCCGGATGCTTGAAGTTTTGAGTTTGTTTAGTGAGATGGGTTGCAGTGATGAGCAGTTGGGCAAGCTACTTCGTCACAACCCAGATATTTTATTTGAAAGTTCGGGGGAAATGACAGTTTCACTGATTGGGTTGTTACAAAAATTTGGATTTACGAAGAGAGAGTTATGTTCAATGTTTCTACAATTTCCGCAGATTCCAGTAGCAAAATTTGTTGCAAATTTGAGACGGTGCATTTTGTTCCTGGATGAGATTGACATGAAGGCTGCAGAGATTGGGAAGATTGTTCATTCTCACCCCCTGCTACTGGGTTCGTGCTCTTTGAAAAAAACTAGCAGCTTACTTTGTACTTTGAATGTCGGGAAGAAACGATTGTCTCAGTACATCCAGGAGAACCCACAAGAATTAAAGAATTGGGTTTGGGGTAGAAAAATTGAGTCATTTCCAGATTCAGGAGATGAAGTTAGATCAAAGGCTGAAAAGACTAAGTTCTTGCTAGACATAGGATTTGTAGAAAACTCCAGCAAAATGAAAGCAGCGCTGAAGGCATGTCGAGGCAATGGAGAGGAGCTTCAGGAAAGATTTGATTGTATAGTAAAAGCTGGTTTGGATTGGAAGGATGTCTGTGAACTGATTCAATCATGCCCTCAAAATCTTAACCAGACAACAGATGTGATTGAAATGAAGATCGACTGTCTTGTAAATGAATTGGGTTATCCCATATCATCCTTGTTGACTGCCACAAGATATCTTTCCCATAAAATGGAAAGGGTGAAGCTTAGGGTACGCATGTTCAATTGGCTCAAAGATCATGGAATAGCTGCTCCTGGGCTTTCCTTGAGCACTCTTATTTCTTGCTCAGATAGTTATTTTATAAAGACTTATGTACATCGTCATCCTGCTGGTCCTCAAGTTTGGCACGATCTgaagaatgaaattgaattcaaTTGCTAA
- the LOC133721235 gene encoding transcription termination factor MTEF18, mitochondrial-like — protein MTHLHKLRTASILKWVSSNFDENHFRLLGTPARPIGSFPSAQTPRLYRTKRNPVTESCEITSPENAGRVSRAVRREAQAALLDYLYGTRGLHFADAENMSKNSPHFLNKLLNCVGNDKEIRQSVSRYLLYHPVNEFEPFFESLGLKPSEYVHFLPPNSMFLIDESLLLHNYAVLCQFGVARNRIGKIYKEATEVFRYDFKVLQSKLRAYEELGLSRYALVKFIVAAPYLLVGDVDVAFVEVLEKLRSLGFETSWVQGNLSESDSYNWRHMLGVLSFLSDSGCSNKQLGVLLGQHPDFVFEASGGRTFLLIGIFLKFGCSMSQICSMFLQFPQIEVTKFVSNMRRCFLILHEIKMEFTEIGKIVHSQPLLLGSIALKSTNTLLLHLKIGKKELSRYIQENPQEMKNWVFGRTLRPLELGENLRSKTHKMKFLLDIGFVENPNKITEAVNQFQGNGWELQERFDCIVEAGLDRDEVCKLIKRYPLVLCQSKKLLEMKIDLLVNHLCYPLSTVLSFPRYLTCGIKRVKHRVFMYNWLKDQGTVEPGSALSTILYPSDLCFLRKFVNHHPCGLEVWQDLKNKIYSE, from the coding sequence ATGACCCATCTGCACAAATTGAGAACAGCATCCATTCTCAAATGGGTCTCCTCAAATTTTGATGAAAACCACTTCAGACTGTTAGGAACCCCAGCTCGGCCAATTGGGTCTTTCCCCAGTGCCCAAACCCCTAGACTCTACAGAACTAAAAGGAACCCTGTAACTGAAAGCTGTGAAATTACTTCGCCTGAAAATGCTGGTCGAGTTTCTCGTGCTGTTCGACGAGAAGCGCAAGCTGCATTGTTGGACTATTTGTATGGTACTAGAGGCTTGCACTTTGCGGATGCAGAGAATATGAGCAAAAACTCACCGCATTTTCTCAACAAGCTTTTGAATTGCGTTGGTAATGATAAGGAAATCCGGCAGTCGGTTTCCCGGTACTTGCTTTACCACCCTGTTAATGAGTTTGAGCCTTTCTTTGAGAGTTTGGGTTTGAAACCTTCAGAGTATGTTCATTTTCTTCCACCTAATTCCATGTTCTTGATCGATGAGAGTCTGTTGCTCCACAATTATGCTGTTTTGTGTCAGTTTGGGGTTGCGCGTAATAGGATAGGGAAGATTTACAAGGAAGCTACAGAAGTTTTTCGATATGATTTTAAGGTTTTGCAATCAAAACTTCGAGCCTATGAAGAACTGGGTCTCAGTCGATATGCTTTAGTTAAGTTTATTGTTGCTGCTCCTTATTTGTTAGTTGGGGATGTAGATGTGGCATTTGTTGAggtattggagaaattgaggaGCCTTGGATTTGAAACCAGTTGGGTTCAGGGGAACTTATCGGAATCGGATTCTTATAATTGGAGACATATGCTTGGAGTTCTGAGTTTTCTTAGTGATAGTGGTTGCAGCAACAAGCAGTTGGGTGTATTACTTGGCCAGCATCCAGATTTTGTGTTTGAGGCTTCAGGGGGAAGGACATTTTTACTAATTGGGATCTTTCTGAAATTTGGATGCTCAATGAGCCAGATATGTTCAATGTTTCTGCAGTTTCCGCAAATTGAAGTTACGAAATTTGTTTCGAATATGAGGAGATGCTTTTTGATCCTGCATGAAATAAAAATGGAGTTTACAGAGATAGGGAAGATTGTGCATTCTCAACCCCTGCTACTGGGTTCCATTGCATTGAAAAGTACCAACACCTTACTTCTTCACTTAAAGATCGGGAAGAAGGAGCTGTCTAGATACATCCAGGAGAACCCGCAAGAAATGAAGAATTGGGTATTTGGTAGAACACTTAGGCCATTAGAGCTGGGAGAGAACCTCAGATCAAAGACACACAAGATGAAGTTTTTGTTAGATATAGGATTTGTAGAGAACCCTAACAAAATAACAGAAGCGGTAAATCAGTTTCAAGGCAATGGATGGGAGCTTCAGGAAAGATTTGATTGCATTGTGGAAGCTGGTTTAGATCGTGATGAAGTCTGTAAACTGATTAAAAGATATCCTCTAGTTCTTTGTCAGTCAAAGAAACTTCTAGAAATGAAGATTGATCTCCTTGTAAATCATTTGTGTTATCCCTTATCAACTGTGCTGTCCTTCCCAAGATATCTTACCTGTGGAATTAAAAGGGTCAAGCATAGGGTATTCATGTACAATTGGCTCAAAGATCAAGGAACAGTTGAACCTGGTTCTGCCTTGAGCACTATTTTATATCCCTCAGATCTATGTTTTCTGAGGAAGTTTGTAAATCATCATCCTTGTGGTCTTGAAGTTTGGCAGGATTTGAAGAATAAAATTTATTCAGAGTAA